Proteins encoded by one window of Patescibacteria group bacterium:
- a CDS encoding aminotransferase class I/II-fold pyridoxal phosphate-dependent enzyme, translated as MLEPSGRLASLPPYPFASLREKINTLKASGVHVVSFGIGDPDMPTPLCAVDEMVRAANDVTDPDRFRYGDDMPVTDFDSEVCRFYQSYFGVTLEDNQILRTSGSKEAIVQLAGAFLNPLDLGIVPDPGYPTYEIAQHMFGANTYHMKLEPPYWLPDLGSIEGVICQKAKILWLNYPNNPTTAVAGLDFFAEAVEFAKEHKLLVVHDAAYSLVNLGNIRQPSILEVLGASEVAVEIISHSKWFNMTGWRIGAAVGNPEVLSYLKRYKGNTDNGTPRFIQFAGARVLKEYRRACEDICFVYGQRRDLVVGTLNSLGWSIEPPQATPYIWAPIPDGFSTSAEFCEHLVETAHVVLTPGSAFGAGGEGYFRMSLTYNDLEIEEGLDRIARAMKAG; from the coding sequence ATGCTTGAGCCTTCAGGCCGTCTCGCATCATTGCCGCCATATCCGTTTGCCTCGCTGCGGGAGAAGATCAACACTCTCAAGGCGAGCGGTGTCCATGTCGTCTCGTTCGGAATCGGCGACCCCGACATGCCCACTCCGCTTTGTGCTGTGGATGAGATGGTCCGTGCCGCCAACGATGTCACGGATCCCGATCGGTTTCGCTACGGGGATGACATGCCTGTCACGGACTTCGACTCCGAGGTGTGCCGGTTCTACCAGAGCTACTTCGGCGTCACGCTCGAGGACAACCAGATCTTGCGGACGAGTGGGTCCAAAGAGGCGATCGTCCAGCTCGCTGGGGCCTTCCTGAATCCGCTGGATCTCGGGATTGTGCCTGACCCCGGATACCCTACCTACGAGATCGCCCAGCACATGTTCGGGGCGAACACCTACCACATGAAGCTCGAGCCGCCGTACTGGCTCCCCGACCTGGGTAGTATCGAGGGGGTGATTTGCCAGAAAGCGAAGATCCTCTGGCTCAACTACCCCAACAACCCCACCACTGCGGTGGCTGGCCTCGACTTCTTCGCTGAGGCCGTCGAATTCGCAAAGGAGCACAAGCTCCTTGTCGTCCACGACGCCGCCTACAGCCTGGTGAATCTGGGCAACATCCGGCAGCCGAGCATCCTGGAGGTACTAGGGGCGTCTGAGGTCGCTGTGGAGATCATCTCTCACAGCAAGTGGTTTAACATGACCGGGTGGCGGATCGGCGCGGCCGTCGGCAACCCAGAGGTGTTGTCGTACCTGAAGCGCTACAAGGGCAACACCGACAATGGGACCCCTCGTTTCATCCAGTTCGCCGGTGCCCGGGTGCTCAAAGAATATCGGCGGGCCTGCGAGGACATCTGTTTCGTCTATGGCCAGCGCCGGGACCTCGTCGTCGGTACCTTGAACTCGCTGGGCTGGAGCATCGAACCGCCTCAGGCGACTCCTTACATCTGGGCGCCGATCCCGGATGGGTTCTCGACCAGTGCGGAGTTCTGTGAGCATCTGGTGGAAACGGCGCACGTCGTCCTCACCCCGGGCTCGGCGTTCGGCGCGGGCGGGGAAGGCTACTTCCGGATGAGCCTTACGTACAACGATCTGGAGATCGAGGAGGGATTGGACCGGATCGCCCGCGCCATGAAGGCGGGGTAA
- a CDS encoding PHP-associated domain-containing protein, whose translation MEYIEKFGKADLHIHSTFSDGSNSIEEILDYTETKTDLNIIAICDHDTVEGAYLAKKIAHEKNLRIKVVIGEEISTKEGHVVALFIEKAIPPGLSLPETLDQIEYQGGLAIAPHPMFHTRVRGKDEAVMDGIGFVNLIKYKEKFTGVEIVNATPWMGRKNLNAHFINSSLVFKSETGGSDAHILDAIGKGYTAFEGKDIKSLKYALEVGQTIAIGVRWKTLSLLKYAFFFIPKGIRIFFFTLLHGFTKKRPQIDL comes from the coding sequence ATGGAATATATTGAAAAATTTGGAAAAGCTGACCTTCATATTCATAGTACTTTTTCTGATGGCAGCAATTCAATCGAGGAAATTCTTGATTATACGGAAACAAAAACCGACCTCAATATCATAGCCATTTGCGATCATGATACGGTCGAAGGTGCATATTTGGCAAAAAAGATTGCTCATGAAAAAAATCTTAGAATAAAGGTTGTTATTGGCGAAGAAATCTCAACAAAGGAAGGACATGTGGTTGCTCTTTTTATCGAGAAAGCCATCCCCCCAGGTTTATCGCTGCCCGAAACATTAGATCAGATCGAATATCAAGGTGGTTTGGCAATCGCTCCTCATCCCATGTTTCACACTAGAGTTCGTGGTAAAGATGAGGCGGTAATGGATGGAATCGGTTTTGTGAATTTGATCAAATACAAGGAGAAGTTCACCGGTGTTGAGATTGTGAATGCCACCCCTTGGATGGGACGCAAGAATTTAAATGCCCATTTTATAAATAGCTCTCTTGTGTTCAAATCGGAAACCGGCGGATCGGATGCCCATATTCTTGATGCGATCGGAAAGGGCTACACGGCATTCGAGGGCAAAGATATTAAGAGCTTGAAATATGCACTTGAAGTCGGGCAGACGATTGCCATAGGTGTCCGCTGGAAAACATTGTCGCTTCTAAAATATGCTTTCTTTTTTATCCCGAAAGGAATTCGTATTTTTTTCTTCACTCTGCTGCATGGTTTCACCAAAAAACGGCCACAAATCGATCTTTAA
- a CDS encoding peptidoglycan DD-metalloendopeptidase family protein — MKKILPLLIIGAIILAAAGGGFYLLKNRKAKISQSTDTTTNPAPSGSSSQNPISQTESVPTLVYPLDNFAARIMANDFGVYYPPGGTTNPDKKVCPNATYYVGYHTADDLEIFPNELNLPVIAKSIADGTVRETSSVTGYGGLIVIEYNLGGSIYTAYYGHVNLSTTAVKVGDRVVAGENLAELGAQCSNTNGNVRKHLHFGLHKESGIDVRGYVPTKSDLSNWVDPKVLLASLGAQ, encoded by the coding sequence ATGAAAAAAATCCTTCCACTACTCATTATTGGAGCGATAATACTTGCTGCCGCCGGTGGTGGTTTTTATCTTTTGAAGAACAGGAAGGCTAAAATTTCTCAGTCGACAGACACAACAACAAATCCAGCGCCTTCAGGCTCTTCAAGCCAGAACCCAATTTCACAAACTGAATCGGTGCCAACTTTGGTTTATCCTCTCGATAATTTTGCTGCACGTATCATGGCAAATGATTTCGGTGTGTATTATCCGCCGGGAGGAACCACAAATCCGGATAAAAAAGTTTGTCCTAATGCAACATATTATGTCGGCTATCACACTGCCGATGATCTCGAGATTTTTCCAAACGAACTAAATTTACCGGTTATTGCAAAATCAATTGCCGATGGCACGGTGCGTGAGACAAGCTCAGTCACCGGTTATGGCGGCCTAATCGTTATCGAGTATAACTTAGGCGGAAGTATCTATACTGCGTATTATGGCCACGTCAATCTATCAACTACGGCTGTTAAGGTTGGAGATCGCGTTGTGGCTGGAGAAAATTTAGCCGAGCTTGGTGCGCAATGCTCGAATACCAATGGAAACGTCCGAAAGCATTTGCATTTCGGGCTGCACAAGGAGTCGGGGATTGATGTCCGCGGCTACGTTCCGACAAAGTCTGATCTCTCAAACTGGGTTGATCCAAAAGTGTTGCTTGCGAGCTTGGGAGCGCAATAA
- a CDS encoding zinc ribbon domain-containing protein, whose protein sequence is MFCSKCGEKVEAKDKFCPKCGNLIGDVPGDNKDKDIKPVAPPAKNTGCLSCLLIFLIIISFLALSGTTAYFFTGNKTKNATELVLGITLLCLAIFILGIWALVKQNKKNLKMKESNKKEENSAAEMSPPAAKKQTAASGCAVAAMFIILVVVFFVFIWPYIHHTVTNVTTDLPGGPISNNWDGYYQTTMQKPNCDSSVELTAFYVTGGEVQNPWGGNAKIDSNGKAAETLSAGSTPTVVNMTFSGSKVSGTWSSGRCSGTFQGSKS, encoded by the coding sequence ATGTTTTGTTCTAAATGCGGCGAGAAAGTCGAGGCGAAAGATAAGTTCTGCCCAAAATGCGGCAATCTGATTGGCGACGTCCCTGGTGATAATAAAGACAAGGACATTAAACCGGTTGCTCCTCCGGCGAAAAACACAGGTTGTCTTTCCTGCCTTTTAATTTTTTTGATCATCATTTCTTTTTTGGCCCTGAGCGGGACAACCGCCTATTTTTTCACTGGCAATAAAACTAAAAATGCTACCGAATTAGTTCTCGGAATAACCTTGTTGTGCTTGGCAATTTTTATCCTTGGAATCTGGGCCTTAGTGAAACAGAACAAAAAGAATCTCAAGATGAAAGAATCTAACAAAAAAGAAGAGAATTCTGCCGCAGAAATGTCTCCGCCGGCTGCAAAGAAGCAGACAGCTGCTAGTGGCTGTGCAGTCGCTGCTATGTTCATAATTTTAGTCGTCGTCTTTTTTGTCTTTATCTGGCCGTACATTCACCACACTGTCACCAATGTAACGACCGACTTGCCTGGCGGGCCAATCAGCAACAACTGGGACGGTTATTACCAAACTACAATGCAAAAGCCGAATTGTGACTCGTCAGTCGAGCTGACAGCCTTCTATGTCACTGGCGGCGAGGTTCAAAATCCTTGGGGCGGCAATGCAAAAATCGATTCGAATGGTAAGGCGGCTGAGACGCTTAGCGCTGGCTCCACCCCAACAGTCGTAAATATGACTTTTTCCGGTAGCAAAGTCTCCGGCACCTGGAGCTCGGGACGCTGCAGTGGGACATTTCAAGGATCAAAATCATAA
- a CDS encoding GIY-YIG nuclease family protein — protein sequence MADHFIYILVSKNAPKTYIGVTSDIEKRISEHNSGSNAYTRKYKPWKLFYSEKFDDRSVALKREIYLKSHAGRNFIKKLFQNIPR from the coding sequence ATGGCAGACCATTTTATTTACATTTTAGTAAGTAAAAACGCCCCCAAAACTTATATAGGTGTAACATCAGATATCGAAAAGAGAATATCTGAACACAATTCTGGCTCAAATGCTTACACCAGAAAATATAAGCCTTGGAAGCTTTTTTATTCCGAAAAATTTGATGATAGATCAGTGGCATTAAAAAGAGAAATTTATCTGAAATCGCACGCAGGGCGGAACTTCATAAAAAAGCTTTTTCAAAATATTCCCCGATAG
- a CDS encoding CDGSH iron-sulfur domain-containing protein: MSKKRIKIIKDGPYEVTGNVPLQRQIIVGDGNGISERWKDGEKFPKSEHYHLCRCGKSKSKPYCDKTHMTAGVDCTETAEFENFFDKAEVLDGPDAVMYDESKICASGRFCDRGDTAWNLVGESSDPDSKKMLIEECCDCPSGRLVVRDKKTGKIIEPKLEKSIGIIEDPDMKISGPLWVKGEIPVESANGETYEVRNRVTLCRCGKSKNKPFCDRSHIEFGFNDGDSSLK, from the coding sequence ATGTCAAAGAAGAGGATTAAAATTATTAAAGATGGGCCTTACGAAGTGACCGGGAATGTTCCGCTTCAGAGGCAAATAATTGTCGGCGATGGCAATGGGATTTCGGAGAGGTGGAAAGACGGCGAAAAATTTCCCAAGAGTGAACATTATCACCTCTGCCGTTGCGGGAAATCTAAGAGTAAGCCATATTGTGATAAAACACATATGACAGCTGGTGTTGATTGCACAGAAACAGCAGAATTTGAGAATTTTTTTGACAAGGCCGAAGTTTTGGATGGTCCGGATGCAGTTATGTATGATGAGAGCAAAATCTGCGCCTCGGGCAGATTTTGCGATCGCGGAGATACTGCCTGGAATCTAGTAGGAGAATCATCTGACCCAGATTCCAAAAAAATGCTTATAGAAGAATGCTGCGATTGCCCGTCTGGCCGTCTCGTTGTGCGCGACAAGAAAACGGGAAAAATTATTGAACCAAAGCTTGAAAAGTCTATTGGCATTATTGAAGATCCAGACATGAAAATTTCCGGTCCACTTTGGGTGAAAGGGGAAATTCCAGTAGAATCTGCAAATGGTGAAACCTACGAAGTCCGCAACCGCGTCACCCTTTGCCGCTGCGGCAAATCCAAGAACAAGCCATTCTGCGACCGCTCGCACATCGAGTTTGGGTTTAATGATGGCGATAGCTCGCTAAAATAA